A single genomic interval of Alistipes provencensis harbors:
- a CDS encoding TolC family protein, translating to MMKRLFLIFGFWAAGIAGASAQMRLTLPEALDLALSENPTVKVAEMEVQRYDYVKRQTWGNLLPQLSASGSYTRSIVKSEMRGGLSFGADNTFAVQGDLSLPLFAPSVYRTLKMNEAQMATAVEAARASRIDLTAEVKKAFYNILLAEQSLAVLRESEATVQRTVDDTKVQYDNGLMSEYDLLTAQVQLSNLKPTILQTENSIKLAKLMLKMYLSIPEDVEIDVVGELDALRDDVLAGTDDLTTDVSENTDLRSLELQEEVLRRSLKAANAGRMPTLAAFGTVSYTGNDMEPFNFGGATTTDDSKYFWTHPISVGLQLSVPIFSGLTKMNKSRELKNQLSQLSLQRDYARQQIDVQVRSALNDLLTARETMYAQELTVEQARKAYKISDTRYRAGAGTILELNSAQLSQTQAQLNFSQAIYDYLSAKAEYDRIVGRENQ from the coding sequence ATGATGAAACGACTTTTTCTGATCTTCGGCTTTTGGGCCGCCGGCATCGCAGGCGCTTCGGCGCAGATGCGGCTGACGCTTCCCGAGGCCCTCGATCTCGCCCTGAGCGAGAACCCGACCGTCAAGGTCGCCGAAATGGAGGTGCAGCGTTACGACTATGTGAAGCGCCAGACGTGGGGTAACCTGCTGCCGCAGCTCTCGGCGTCGGGCAGCTACACGCGTTCGATCGTGAAATCCGAGATGCGCGGCGGCCTTTCGTTCGGTGCCGACAACACCTTTGCCGTGCAGGGCGACCTGTCGCTGCCGCTGTTCGCGCCGTCGGTCTACCGCACGCTGAAGATGAACGAAGCGCAGATGGCCACGGCTGTCGAGGCTGCACGCGCCTCGCGCATCGACCTGACGGCCGAGGTGAAGAAGGCTTTCTACAACATCCTGCTGGCCGAGCAGTCGCTTGCGGTGCTCCGCGAATCGGAGGCCACGGTGCAGCGCACGGTGGACGACACGAAGGTGCAGTACGACAACGGCCTGATGTCGGAGTACGACCTGCTGACGGCTCAGGTGCAGTTGAGCAACCTGAAGCCCACGATCCTCCAGACCGAGAATTCGATCAAGCTGGCCAAGCTGATGTTGAAGATGTACCTTTCGATTCCCGAGGACGTGGAGATCGACGTGGTCGGCGAACTGGACGCCCTGCGCGACGACGTGCTGGCGGGTACCGACGACCTGACGACCGACGTATCGGAGAATACCGACCTGCGTTCGCTCGAACTGCAGGAGGAGGTGCTGCGGCGTTCGCTCAAGGCGGCCAACGCCGGGCGCATGCCGACGCTCGCAGCCTTCGGAACGGTCTCCTACACGGGTAACGACATGGAGCCCTTCAATTTCGGCGGAGCCACCACGACGGACGATTCCAAATATTTCTGGACCCATCCGATCTCGGTCGGCCTGCAACTGTCGGTGCCGATCTTCTCGGGCCTGACGAAGATGAACAAGTCGCGCGAACTGAAGAACCAGCTCTCGCAGCTCTCGCTGCAGCGCGACTATGCCCGCCAGCAGATCGACGTGCAGGTGCGCTCGGCGCTGAACGACCTGCTGACAGCCCGTGAGACGATGTACGCTCAGGAACTCACGGTCGAGCAGGCCCGCAAGGCGTATAAGATTTCCGACACCCGTTACCGCGCGGGTGCGGGCACGATCCTCGAACTGAACAGCGCCCAGTTGTCGCAGACGCAGGCCCAGCTCAATTTCTCGCAGGCGATCTACGACTACCTTTCGGCCAAGGCCGAGTACGACCGCATCGTGGGACGCGAAAACCAGTAA
- a CDS encoding efflux RND transporter periplasmic adaptor subunit encodes MKRIVILGFAVALLAGCTGKKTAAVTEEKGVLTKTARATAATVRLTEEFTSEIEPYKENDITPAASGVHIDKIYVEVGDPVREGQLIVTLDPTQYTQQLVQLKTVEDDYNRLLPVYEAGGISAQQIEQAKAQLDVQREVVANLKKNIEVRSPISGVVTARNYESGDLFAQQPILHIMQIDPLKVIANISEQYFSNVKVGMPVKLTVDIFPDEEFTGTVSLIYPALDPTTRTFKVEVKVPNAKRTLRPGMYARTTFDMGSKEGVMVPDVAVQKQVGSAERYLYVIEGDSVAERRSIKVGRQVGDRVDILSGVEPGEQVAVTALSKLFDGAAVDVKKD; translated from the coding sequence ATGAAAAGAATCGTAATTTTAGGATTTGCAGTCGCTTTGCTGGCCGGTTGCACCGGAAAGAAAACCGCTGCCGTCACCGAAGAGAAGGGCGTGCTGACCAAAACCGCCCGGGCCACGGCGGCCACGGTGCGTCTCACCGAAGAGTTCACCTCCGAGATCGAACCCTATAAGGAGAACGACATCACTCCGGCGGCTTCGGGCGTGCACATCGACAAAATCTATGTCGAGGTGGGCGATCCGGTGCGCGAGGGCCAGTTGATCGTCACGCTCGACCCCACGCAGTACACCCAGCAGTTGGTGCAGTTGAAGACCGTCGAGGACGACTACAACCGCCTGCTGCCCGTCTACGAAGCCGGCGGTATCTCGGCCCAGCAGATCGAGCAGGCCAAGGCCCAACTGGACGTCCAGCGCGAGGTGGTGGCCAACCTGAAGAAGAACATCGAGGTGCGTTCGCCGATTTCGGGCGTAGTGACGGCCCGCAACTACGAGTCGGGCGACCTGTTCGCCCAGCAGCCGATCCTGCACATCATGCAGATCGATCCGCTGAAGGTCATCGCCAACATCTCGGAGCAGTATTTCTCCAATGTGAAGGTGGGTATGCCGGTGAAACTGACCGTCGACATCTTCCCCGACGAGGAGTTCACGGGCACGGTGTCGCTGATCTACCCGGCGCTGGACCCCACGACCCGCACCTTCAAGGTCGAGGTCAAGGTTCCCAACGCCAAGCGCACGCTGCGTCCGGGCATGTACGCCCGCACGACGTTCGACATGGGCAGCAAGGAGGGCGTGATGGTTCCCGACGTCGCCGTGCAGAAGCAGGTGGGCTCGGCCGAGCGCTACCTCTACGTCATCGAGGGCGACTCGGTCGCCGAGCGCCGTTCGATCAAGGTGGGCCGTCAGGTCGGCGACCGCGTGGACATCCTGTCGGGCGTCGAGCCGGGCGAGCAGGTGGCCGTTACGGCGCTGTCGAAACTCTTCGACGGAGCTGCCGTGGATGTTAAAAAAGACTAA
- a CDS encoding TetR/AcrR family transcriptional regulator, with the protein MDQKERIIEQAMQMFVTQGIKSVRMDDIAQQLGVSKRTLYELFGDKEGLLYLAMDRYFEKTRLERSASCADARNVLEAMFMVLGGVMDNAEVIQRLMNNLRKFYPAVYQKMASEGAAKSRRDLKEMLELGIADGLFVETFNLELAISLLYYTASAITVRKDLMLPEGMPEREAFVQIVSNFFRGISTAKGLQLVDDYVKRYEPAKTENKRR; encoded by the coding sequence ATGGACCAGAAAGAACGTATTATTGAACAGGCTATGCAGATGTTCGTCACCCAAGGCATCAAATCGGTGCGCATGGACGACATCGCGCAGCAGTTGGGCGTCTCGAAGCGGACGCTTTACGAGTTGTTCGGCGACAAGGAGGGGCTGCTCTATCTGGCGATGGACCGCTATTTCGAAAAGACGCGTCTCGAGCGTTCGGCTTCGTGTGCCGATGCCCGCAACGTGCTCGAAGCGATGTTCATGGTGCTGGGAGGCGTCATGGACAACGCCGAGGTCATCCAGCGCCTGATGAACAACCTGCGCAAGTTCTATCCGGCCGTCTACCAGAAGATGGCGAGCGAAGGAGCCGCCAAGAGCCGCCGCGATTTGAAGGAGATGCTCGAACTGGGGATCGCCGACGGACTGTTCGTCGAGACGTTCAACCTCGAACTGGCCATCTCGCTGCTTTACTACACGGCCTCGGCCATCACCGTGCGCAAGGATCTGATGCTGCCCGAGGGGATGCCCGAGCGCGAGGCTTTCGTGCAGATCGTCAGCAATTTCTTCCGCGGCATCTCCACGGCCAAGGGGCTTCAGTTGGTCGACGATTATGTGAAGCGCTACGAACCGGCCAAGACCGAAAACAAACGGCGGTAG